A section of the Citrus sinensis cultivar Valencia sweet orange chromosome 8, DVS_A1.0, whole genome shotgun sequence genome encodes:
- the LOC102620498 gene encoding cytochrome P450 82A4-like — protein MDGYWRERNERLMRKTAKEFDIVLQEWLDEHTMKRVSGQVKGDEDFMYVMLSLLDDNAKLLPDRDSDSVIKAMCLRYFTQTLTAFAGSNFSCRRTATWAIALLLNNRDVPNKSRNEPDIQVGTNKQVNESDSSRSRVWEELCKLQPERFLTTHNDVDVRGQNFELIPFGSGRRICSGISFTLQVMQLILASLLHGFDFETPSNEPVVMEEAKFFTYAKAAPLEVLLTPRLSASLYDY, from the exons ATGGATGGATATTGGCGGGAACGAAACGAGAGATTAATGAGGAAGACAGCTAAAGAATTTGACATCGTCTTGCAAGAATGGTTGGATGAGCATACGATGAAACGAGTTTCTGGCCAAGTCAAGGGAGATGAAGATTTCATGTACGTGATGTTGTCCTTGCTTGATGATAATGCAAAGCTACTTCCTGATCGCGACTCGGACAGTGTGATTAAAGCTATGTGCCTG AGATATTTTACACAAACGCTTACTGCTTTCGCAGGCTCTAATTTTAGCTGCCGCAGAACAGCGACATGGGCCATTGCTTTGCTTCTCAACAATCGCGATGTTCCAAACAAGTCACGGAATGAACCAGACATTCAAGTTGGTACAAATAAGCAAGTGAATGAATCAG ATTCATCTCGATCCCGTGTTTGGGAGGAGCTCTGTAAACTTCAGCCTGAAAGATTTCTTACAACGCACAACGATGTTGATGTAAGGGGACAGAATTTTGAATTGATACCATTCGGTAGTGGCAGAAGAATATGTTCTGGAATTTCATTCACCCTTCAAGTTATGCAACTAATCCTTGCTTCATTACTAcatggatttgattttgaaaccCCGTCAAATGAACCAGTTGTCATGGAAGAGGCAAAGTTCTTCACCTACGCTAAAGCTGCTCCCCTTGAAGTGCTTCTTACTCCACGCCTTTCCGCCTCTTTATACGATTATTAA
- the LOC102621907 gene encoding UDP-glucose iridoid glucosyltransferase-like — MEKQGHRCRQVVLVPIPLQGHITPMLQLGTILHSRGFSITVAHAQFNSPHASNHPDFTFLPLSDGSSSTPKASDDFIDFMSNINLNCRAPLQEALTRMIAKQEDLPCVIHDGIMHCAEAVARHLKLPSIILYTLNPTNLLTYYAYPRLLEQGHIPFPDSKLLELVPGLDPLRFKDLPASSFGNLSTLLPFTAILRDIGSSSAIILNTSECLEQSSIVEFQEQYPVPIFSIGPMHLAAPASSCSLLKEDTSCIEWLDKQTQHSVIYVSFGSIALTGEKELAEMAWGLANSKQPFLWVLRPGSADGLDPTDLLPDSFKETVEKRGCIVNWAPQRQVLAHSAVGGFWTHCGWNSILESISEGVPMICRSAFGDQKVNARYVCRVWNVGFEFENDLERGEIERVITRLMVEKEGEEMRKRALDLKVKVELCSRKGGSSYNLLNELVDHIMSV, encoded by the exons ATGGAGAAACAAGGACATAGATGCCGCCAGGTGGTGCTAGTTCCAATTCCATTGCAAGGACATATAACTCCGATGCTTCAGCTTGGGACCATCCTTCACTCAAGGGGCTTCTCCATCACGGTTGCTCATGCCCAATTCAACTCTCCTCATGCTTCCAACCATCCTGATTTTACCTTCCTACCACTATCAGATGGCTCATCATCGACCCCAAAAGCCTCTGATGATTTCATAGATTTTATGTCCAATATTAACTTGAACTGCAGGGCTCCACTCCAGGAAGCACTGACTCGGATGATAGCAAAACAAGAAGACCTGCCCTGTGTCATTCATGATGGAATCATGCATTGTGCAGAAGCAGTAGCTAGACATCTGAAGCTACCAAGCATCATCTTATACACTCTTAACCCGACCAATTTGCTAACCTACTATGCGTATCCGCGACTTCTAGAGCAAGGTCATATCCCTTTCCCAG ATTCCAAGTTGCTGGAGCTGGTGCCAGGGCTCGATCCCCTAAGGTTCAAGGATCTACCTGCTTCAAGCTTCGGAAATTTAAGCACCTTGCTGCCGTTTACAGCTATTTTACGAGATATTGGATCCTCTTCAGCCATCATTCTCAACACCAGTGAGTGCCTTGAGCAATCATCAATTGTAGAGTTTCAAGAACAATACCCAGTTCCAATCTTCTCAATCGGGCCTATGCATCTAGCTGCTCCGGCCTCCTCTTGTAGCTTACTGAAAGAAGACACAAGCTGCATCGAGTGGCTTGATAAGCAAACTCAGCACTCAGTTATATACGTCAGTTTCGGAAGCATAGCATTAACGGGTGAGAAAGAGCTAGCAGAAATGGCATGGGGGCTGGCCAACAGCAAGCAGCCTTTCTTGTGGGTGCTTAGGCCTGGTTCAGCTGATGGATTAGATCCCACTGATCTACTGCCTGATAGTTTCAAAGAAACTGTTGAGAAAAGAGGGTGCATAGTGAATTGGGCACCACAGAGGCAAGTGCTGGCACACAGTGCTGTGGGAGGGTTTTGGACTCACTGTGGTTGGAATTCGATTCTCGAAAGCATAAGTGAAGGAGTTCCAATGATTTGTAGATCAGCTTTCGGAGACCAGAAGGTGAACGCCAGGTACGTGTGCCGTGTGTGGAATGTTGGGTTTGAGTTCGAGAATGATTTGGAAAGAGGGGAGATTGAGAGGGTTATTACAAGATTGATGGTGGAAAAAGAAGGGGAGGAGATGAGGAAGAGGGCTCTGGATTTGAAAGTCAAGGTCGAACTTTGCAGTCGGAAAGGAGGATcttcttataatttattgaatgaatTGGTAGATCATATCATGTCAGTTTAA